Proteins from a genomic interval of Bradyrhizobium sp. CCBAU 53340:
- a CDS encoding TetR/AcrR family transcriptional regulator, protein MKSKAKSKTQRSSTRAPSRDKEQPHDVYRIRGANADHVETLGLREQNKVDKFQRIYAAARRQFAEVGYDGTTLRDIAKEARVALGTLGFYAENKRELVLLIFNEFMPPVIERCREAGIYQGSLVDAVVAHFRPVYAAYAAEPDLFRTILRENVFHTTSPHAREFSRIRLETVSHLRDIVSKARDAGEIMPYIDVDLAARTIFYLMFASVRWWLHTTNKPLVEPGLAELRTMTALLLDGMKSGKAEVAPATRRAPVRNRT, encoded by the coding sequence ATGAAGTCAAAGGCAAAATCGAAGACGCAGCGTTCCAGCACGCGCGCTCCCTCTCGTGACAAGGAACAGCCTCACGACGTTTATCGCATCCGTGGCGCGAATGCGGATCATGTGGAGACGTTGGGGCTTAGAGAGCAGAATAAAGTCGACAAGTTTCAGCGAATCTACGCGGCCGCGCGCCGTCAGTTCGCCGAGGTTGGCTACGACGGCACGACGCTTCGCGACATCGCCAAGGAAGCGCGCGTAGCTCTCGGGACCCTCGGGTTTTACGCCGAGAACAAGCGTGAGTTAGTGCTGCTCATATTCAATGAGTTCATGCCTCCCGTGATAGAACGCTGCCGAGAAGCCGGCATCTATCAAGGATCGCTTGTGGACGCGGTCGTCGCTCATTTCCGCCCGGTGTACGCCGCATACGCCGCCGAACCCGATCTTTTTCGCACCATCCTGCGCGAGAATGTTTTTCACACCACGTCTCCCCATGCGCGCGAGTTCAGTCGTATTCGTCTCGAAACCGTCAGCCATCTTCGAGACATCGTATCCAAGGCGCGCGACGCGGGGGAAATCATGCCATATATCGACGTAGACTTGGCCGCTCGCACAATCTTCTATCTCATGTTCGCGTCGGTGCGTTGGTGGCTCCATACAACCAACAAGCCATTGGTCGAGCCCGGACTCGCGGAGCTGAGAACAATGACTGCTCTGCTTCTCGATGGAATGAAAAGCGGTAAAGCGGAGGTCGCTCCGGCCACGCGCCGCGCTCCGGTTCGCAATCGCACATAG
- a CDS encoding carboxymuconolactone decarboxylase family protein: MPASENSSRLGTSTAEDDRINEAFSAIRARGGDILNIHKTLCHSPAMLRAQSAYATALRGDSSIPRPLQQLMILRICQLNDGAYEWSVHIRVTVKLGVPLSKIEALKAWVDSDLFLTDERAALAFVDQACGADGVDDETFQAVIDAFGAQGAVDLAALVAWYVGNTRFTKALRITPETTGVEMESVDARPTRPTPGG; the protein is encoded by the coding sequence ATGCCTGCGTCTGAGAACTCATCTCGGCTCGGGACCTCGACAGCGGAAGATGACCGGATCAATGAGGCGTTTTCGGCGATCCGCGCTCGAGGCGGCGACATCCTGAACATACATAAGACATTGTGCCATTCTCCCGCGATGCTAAGAGCTCAGTCGGCCTATGCGACCGCTCTCCGCGGAGACTCCTCGATTCCCAGGCCGCTACAGCAGTTGATGATCTTGCGTATTTGTCAACTGAACGACGGCGCATATGAATGGAGTGTGCACATCCGGGTGACGGTAAAACTCGGTGTACCCCTTTCAAAAATTGAAGCACTCAAAGCCTGGGTTGATTCAGATTTATTCTTGACCGACGAGAGGGCGGCACTTGCATTCGTTGATCAAGCTTGTGGTGCCGACGGCGTGGATGACGAAACGTTTCAAGCGGTGATCGACGCGTTTGGCGCACAGGGCGCCGTAGATTTGGCCGCCCTCGTGGCTTGGTATGTCGGGAATACGCGTTTTACCAAAGCGCTTCGAATCACGCCGGAAACGACCGGGGTGGAAATGGAGTCCGTCGACGCGAGACCCACGCGACCAACTCCGGGTGGATGA
- a CDS encoding methyl-accepting chemotaxis protein yields MLNRLTISALLKIVIFAAAFCVVVVFSLNAWDGWQRLLVASRISVISDASANLFAAMHNLRTDRLSSSYLNADAPIDSDTEKYLRQLRDAEVPAMANALAVLEKIDFESKGILIPEFDQLFKTLLSQQREFWELIRQPKAPRRPGLAKEYTETANALLATLGKLSAVLAVDINHKDAVIDQLLAIKQVAWLLRSTAGEAVSIVTAGLMEGRVTPELKNNYIRSNGGVDAAWKALELTTATMQLPQAISTAMTANKSAYFDPELLSLRDRLLIALEQGQKAELTATQWNVITSGRLSTTVRVAEAALDAAKERARILYSVALRSLVLQLSILAGSILLSVGAMVMVRRRVITPLHKIRDAMLKVAAGDLSVQTGYAHRGDEIGSLVGALETFKHQAVEKLKMESKERERNAAAIARQHAIEAYVGEFEGSVRKSLNELKEASGEMRKTSGDLSAVSRQTNHRVQVAEKASGDASISVESVASASEELSASINDISWQASHAAGIASRAVNQARETDATVQGLAKSADRIGEVVGLITSIAAQTNLLALNATIEAARAGDAGRGFAVVASEVKSLASQTAKATEEISEQIADIQRVAGDAINAIQAIGGIIGEVNEVATSIAAAVQEQGAATEEITRSTQYAAQGTKNVLDNISGVKADADTAAGAAESVKLASETLEIQSRGLGEQVHNFLAKIRAA; encoded by the coding sequence ATGTTGAATCGGTTGACTATATCGGCGCTACTGAAGATCGTGATTTTCGCCGCAGCTTTCTGCGTCGTGGTCGTATTCTCGCTCAATGCATGGGATGGCTGGCAGCGCTTACTAGTCGCAAGCCGAATTTCCGTGATCTCGGACGCTTCCGCAAACTTATTCGCGGCGATGCATAATCTCCGCACCGACCGCCTCTCCAGCAGCTATCTCAATGCCGACGCCCCTATCGATAGCGACACTGAAAAATATCTGCGGCAACTCCGCGACGCGGAAGTACCGGCGATGGCAAACGCGCTCGCTGTCCTTGAGAAGATCGATTTCGAGTCGAAGGGTATCCTGATCCCCGAATTCGACCAACTCTTCAAAACTTTGTTGTCCCAGCAACGGGAATTCTGGGAGCTTATAAGGCAACCCAAGGCGCCTCGTCGTCCAGGGCTCGCAAAAGAGTATACGGAAACGGCGAATGCGCTGCTTGCCACATTGGGGAAGTTGTCGGCTGTCCTGGCCGTCGATATCAACCACAAGGACGCCGTGATCGACCAACTGCTTGCGATAAAGCAGGTCGCCTGGTTGTTACGAAGCACGGCTGGCGAAGCTGTTTCGATTGTTACGGCTGGACTAATGGAAGGGCGTGTCACGCCAGAGCTCAAGAACAACTACATCAGATCCAACGGCGGCGTCGACGCTGCGTGGAAGGCGCTTGAATTGACGACCGCTACCATGCAGTTGCCACAAGCGATTTCCACCGCCATGACTGCGAACAAAAGCGCATATTTCGACCCAGAATTGCTCTCGCTGCGTGATCGCTTACTTATTGCCCTTGAGCAGGGCCAGAAGGCCGAACTGACGGCGACTCAGTGGAATGTCATCACTTCTGGCCGTCTGTCAACGACGGTCCGCGTTGCCGAAGCCGCCCTCGATGCCGCCAAGGAGCGCGCACGGATCCTGTATTCCGTTGCCCTTAGATCACTGGTCCTGCAGCTGTCGATCCTGGCAGGGTCAATCCTATTGAGCGTTGGCGCGATGGTGATGGTCAGGCGACGTGTGATCACCCCGTTGCATAAGATCCGCGATGCCATGTTGAAGGTCGCCGCTGGCGATCTTTCCGTTCAAACGGGCTACGCTCATCGAGGCGATGAGATCGGATCGCTCGTCGGCGCCCTGGAGACATTCAAACATCAAGCCGTCGAGAAGTTGAAGATGGAAAGCAAAGAACGCGAGCGCAATGCCGCCGCGATCGCGCGCCAGCACGCCATCGAAGCGTATGTCGGCGAATTCGAGGGCAGTGTTCGCAAATCCCTTAATGAGTTGAAGGAGGCCTCCGGCGAGATGCGGAAGACATCCGGCGACCTATCGGCCGTGTCGCGCCAGACCAACCACCGCGTTCAGGTCGCCGAAAAGGCTTCCGGCGACGCTTCCATAAGCGTCGAGAGCGTAGCTTCGGCCTCGGAGGAATTGAGCGCCTCGATCAACGATATCAGCTGGCAGGCCTCGCATGCCGCAGGTATTGCGAGTCGTGCTGTGAACCAGGCTCGGGAAACGGATGCCACGGTACAGGGGCTTGCGAAATCGGCCGACCGGATTGGTGAGGTAGTCGGTCTGATCACCAGTATCGCAGCGCAGACCAATTTGCTTGCGCTTAACGCTACTATCGAAGCTGCCAGAGCGGGGGACGCGGGGCGGGGATTTGCGGTGGTCGCCTCCGAGGTGAAGTCGCTGGCGAGCCAGACGGCAAAAGCAACCGAGGAAATTTCCGAACAGATTGCGGACATCCAGAGAGTGGCTGGCGATGCTATCAATGCGATTCAGGCGATCGGCGGTATTATCGGTGAGGTCAATGAGGTGGCAACCTCGATTGCCGCTGCGGTTCAGGAGCAAGGCGCGGCGACCGAAGAGATCACGCGAAGCACGCAATACGCGGCGCAGGGCACTAAAAACGTATTGGACAACATCTCCGGCGTAAAAGCAGACGCTGATACAGCAGCAGGTGCGGCCGAGAGCGTGAAGCTCGCTTCCGAAACGCTGGAGATACAAAGCCGCGGACTCGGCGAGCAGGTGCATAATTTCCTCGCCAAGATTCGCGCGGCATAG